TAAGCGGATCGGTGGAACTGATCACAACTTTAGCCTCAAATGTCTTCCTACCAAGTTCTTCAGCATTGGTCAGGCCTACCTCCACGCCCCTAGCCGTACCATCTTCGACCACTATCCTTGTTACCGTGTGACTCTCAAGTACATCGCCGCCGGAGGCGATAATGGCCCTTTGCAGCGCCGACGATAGACGGTGTGACCCACCTCTAATTAGGGACATGTTCAACATGCGGTTGAGATAGAGAGGTGCCAGGTAGCCTACCCCGGTGACATCAGGTTCCAACCCCCACATGCAAATCAGGTGCAGAACCAGGGTCTGCAGCAGCGGGTTCTCAAAGCCCCATTCATCCACGATTTCCCTGGGCGTCTTTTCTCCGATATCGAGGATCTTTTTCCCTATATCGCTTTGCTGAAGCATTGCAGCAAAATCCAGCGTAGGAACAGGAAGGGTATATGTGAGCGGGATTATAGCCTCAAATGCCAGTTCCTTGGATTCCAGATATACGTCGCGAAATCTCTCGGCATCCCTGGATGAGAATCTCTTTATAGATTCGACGCTACGCTCAAGGTCACGATAAAGGGTCAGGGCCTTACCGTCCTTGGTCAGTAGGGAGACCTGCACCTCGGGTTGTAGGTAAACACAGCCTTCGGCGTAGAGGTCCAGGTCATCGTATGGCGGCATTACGTCCATCATCATCATATAGATAGCATGGAGATTGAACCGGAAGGCGGAGAAGTCCTCGCTGACCAGCCCTCCTCCTGTTTCATGTCGCCTTTCTATTAGAAGTACTCGAGCCCCGGCACGGGCCAGGTATGCTCCTGCGGTAAGGCCATTGGGCCCTCCCCCCACGATGATTACGTCGTATTTCTCGTTTTCCACGATACTTACACCTCTTTCCTTGGAATGGGCACTCTAATCAATTAGCACAACCTGCTCACCCATCCTCTTCAGAAATAGCTTAGTATAGTCACCCGGTTTGCTCGCCCACCAATCCTGTTCCCTCACGCCGAGGTCTTCAGCGACTACCTTGGCGCACGTGTAACCACCACCCAGGGAGCTTACCGAGATGCTTCCCATCGAGTTGCTGATGTACAGATTGGCGATCGGGGTCCGCGGTGCGCCGCAGCCGGCAAACGGCCTCCAGCTCCACCATTGTCTTTCCCCATAATAACCGCTGCTCATATGGCCCCTGGAACTCGGATTTCTTCGCCAGGTATCCCAGGGGGTATCGCAGTAACGGGCTATCTTTGCGCTCTTCAGATTGGGCATAAGTTTACTTAAACTGTCTTCCACCTTGTCCCCGTATTCCTCCCTGATGTCATCCCATTTCTCTGGACCTCCCAGTGGCTTGATGGTGGTTGGTACGTTAGCCCAGGTCAGCACGTTGTACTGCCCGGGGGGCGCCTGTGTCGGATCGGCATCACAGAAGGTGTGAATACAATAGCCCATGTTCACCGGGGGGTCAGGGGGTGTATCCAATACCATAACATGTTCATCCATCCTGAAAATATCGGCCATGGTATCGGCACCGAAGTTAAAGCTGAACCCTCGATCGATCTCAGGGAATCTGTCAATACACTTCCATTTTGGCCGCTCGTTGAGCACCCACCAGGTGGTAAATAATGGAGACCCCCTGTAGTCGAAATTCCTGGCCCCTCGAGCGGCGAAAGCCGGCAGCTTATCCTCACCTACAAGCTCTACAAAAGTAGGATAAGGGCTGAGGTTGCTTATCACCGCTTTCCTTGCCCGGAACTCGGCTTCGGGGTAGATAGCATCCCTGGAGAGGGCAACACCCTTAGCCTCGCCGTTGTCAACGGTTATCCTGGCCACCGGGCAGCCAGCCAGAATCCTGCCCCCGTGGTGAAGGAAGCACCTGGCGAGGGCATGGGTAAGGTTGTGGCTTCCCCCTCTGCAGGTTCCGACACAGGCAATGCCTGAGCCCGCCATCAGAGCAGTCATCATCAGGATCGTCGTTGAGCCAGCGATCCGGCTGGTTATATCCACCGCGAGTGTGATTGGCCAGCCGGATAAAAACACCTTGCTGCGCTCATCCTCCCACATTTCGTTGAGCAACTCAACGCCGGTCAGGTAGAGGGAATCCTTGGGGAAAGCGGGCACTATACTCGAAAACATATCCAGCATGTTGTGCAGGTTTAGAAAGCTTTCATCGGTCATCGGTTCGTAGAACATCATGTTCATCATTTCGGGGGCAATATCGCTCTGTAAAATTGGGCCGATCGATTTAGCTATGGTGCGGAAGGTTTCGGCATCCTTCTCACTTACACGGCGCCAGACATCGTAGGTAACATTGGGGTTGTACCAGTGCCACGCTAATGCCGTACCATCCTTAAAGGGGGCAAAATATACAATGGGCCCGGGCATGAGTAGCTCAAAGCCAAATCTATCCAGGTCGAGGTCAAGGGGAGCCGGACCCACGGCAGGGAACAAACCATTGGCATGAACGCTCACCATGGCTCCAGGGTGGAGCAACTCCTGAGTGGAGCAGAAGCATCCAACCTCGTCCCGTCGCTCTAAGATGAGCACCTTGAGCCCCGCCTTCTGCAGATAACACCCTGCCGTTAGACCGTTTATACCGCCACCGATAATTATAACGTCGTATTCCTGCTCGATCTTAGCCATTTTGCCCTCCTCGTATCTCTCTTGATCTATCTTTCTCGCTCGATGGGTTGGCGACTAATCATCCCGCTGGCTTGAGTTCCCCGGAACATCGCTACATGACCTTCCCTTTATCAGGGGAGCGGGCTTCGCTAAACAAACATCTGGGCAATCAGGAGTTTGCCTTATCCATTGAAGCTGTTGGATTCTAACACTTGGTGAGGGAACTATCAAGGTCGCCCCGCCCAGAAAATGTTAGAAACGGTTCTTGTGCTCGGAGGGTAGCTGGTCCGGCCTGCAGTAGACGAAAGGCGTTCCGACTCCGACGTCCATAATGGATCCGGGATCCCCTACTGACTTCATTTCAGGATATCTGCCAGACAGAGGGCGCTTCCTGCGGCCATTTCGGTCCCGATACCGCGCGCGCCAGCGTCGGCACCGACTAGCCAGAGCCCGGTTACCGGTGTAGCCAGCTCAGGTCTAAGTTTTCCTACCTGCCCCGGAATCTGAGCGAGACCTATAGCCTCGCCGGCGCGGTGACCGGTCAGTTCCGCTGCGTCGTTACATGTTGAACGGGATTGCCATAGCACTGCCGCCTCCAGGTTAGGGTAAAGCTGGCATACCTTGGCGTGGACCCTATCCAGAATTGCGGAGCAAAGGTCGCCTGAGGCTGCGGGTGGAGCGGCAGTTCCCACGATTACCAGCTGTTTTCCATAGGGTGCCAGGTCAGGGTCATGATTTGCGGGTACAGGCATAAAGAGATACGGGTCCTCCGGTACCGTTTCCTCTTCCACGTACTCGAAGACTTTATCCGCGGGAAGGTGCGGCATATAGAAGACCACCGGGTGGGGAACAACCCGACGCTCCAGGGCATATTTCACGGTGACATAGGAATTGGAGTACCGGTACTGTTCCGCATTTCTCACATATTCTTCGGGAAAGTGTTCCCTGCCTGCCAGATCAATGGTGCGAAGGATCCCGCAGTTGGATATGACTATGTCAGCGGGGTAATCCCCCGAAGCCGTCTCCACCCCCCTTACACTGCCGTTTTCAATACGAATGCGGACAACCGGCTTACTGAAATGCACTTTTCCGCCGAACCTCTCGAGACCCCTGAGGAAGGATTTGGGGATCTCACCGCTGCCACCCACAGGGTAGCCAAAGCAGGCCTCATTGAACATGCGGGATGAGCACCAGATAAATTCTCCGGCGGACGCTTCCTTGTAGGAAAGGGCGAAGAAGAGCTGGGAGAGGCAGTTAATGAAGAGATGAATCATCTCATCATCGGTGAACCGTGAAACGTAGTCCTGCAGGCATACCTGATCGTTTACCTCCACGTCGCCTCCTTTCAGAAGAGAACGAAACAGGCGAAAGGCACCGACGTAGCTCTTTGCACTGACCCCCAAGTTTCTGGCAAGGTTCACCTGACGCATCAGAGGTTTAATATCGAGGGGGAAGTCGAATTCGACCCTTCCCATCACCCGGCAGGAGGGGTTCCGTGTGATCCATTTCAGATCGCCGCCCAATCTCCGGTTTACTTCGCCGTGAGGGCCGCGATCACCCCGGCTGAACATGTGCACCCCGAAATCGTAATGAAACCCCTGCTTCTCCATAGAGGCGCAGCGCCCGCCGGGAAAGGGGTGTGCCTCCAGCAGAGTCACCTCACATCCCGCCTTCGCTAGAAGCGAAGCAATGGCACATCCCCCGATGCCGGCCCCGATGACTACTACCTTTCTTGACATCGTTGTATGCTCAATGTGTTACCGGCCGGTATCAATACCGGCCTTTGCTGTGCGAAGGAGACGTAATCGGTATAAATAATGGATACTCTAAACTCCTAGAATAATATTGTCAAGCTTGCGCAAGCCTAATTATAGCCACATCCTATACGTGGCTCTCGTAGTTTTACCCTATTTCATTCTGCTAAGGCCTTATCCCTACCCTGTCTGCTCCTGAGCTAATAGCCGCACATCTAATGGCTTACCTTTCCTCTCGTCGCGTACTAGCGACAAGGCCTTCATAGGGCACTGTCCCACGCATACCCCGCACCCCATGCAGGTGTCCCGATTAATAACGACTGTCCCTTCTACTCGAATAGCCCCGAAGGGGCAAGCGTCTTCACAAACTGGACACGGCGTGCACTGTGCCGCGTCCACCTGGGACACATAGCCTGACGATGCCATAATCGGCATGCCATATTTTACCATGGCCTCGATTCCGCCGCAGCAGCACTTGCAGCAGTTGCACATGCCATAGAAGCGATCTATGCAGGCATCCTTGAACCAGGCGGAGTGCACGTGACCACGCTCATGCGCTGCCTTAAGTAGTTCAAGGGCCTCTTCTCGTGTAATACGGCGGCTGGTTTTAGGGTTGTGCTCCAGGGCGAAATCGGTGAATGGTTGGCAGATGTACATGCAGACCTGGGTTGGCTGGCAATGGCTTTCGCGTGCATGACGGCAAGCGCACTCGTAAACGACCACTTCACGCGGTCCCTTGAGTACCAAATCCCGAGCTGTGGAATAAGGAATAATCTGCTCCAGGTCTCCATGATGGATTTCGTGATCAGTTGTGAGCATGGCTTCAGCTTGTTCGTGTGTGAGCACCTTGCCGTGGTAGCGGTTAGACCACCACCGCTTTCCAAATGGCCCCAGGCGGGGAATGGCGTAGTTTATAGCAAGGTAAATGTATGGGTTTCTCCAGCGGGTATAGATATATCCGTGCAGGGCACTGAGATTGAGCAATCGCCGTAAACCAGCCTCCCGCATCCACTTCCAGGTCGAGGGGCGTAAGGGCCTCCAGCGTTCACCCCACAGCCACAAAGCCAGCACTATTACCAGGAATGCTCCGATGACAGTGAGTACGATGGTCAGCAACATTTTAGGTTTATCATTATGAGGGATAACAATTTATGCAATCCATTTAACTTTTAAGTTTCTCTGCGAGATTTTTTAGCAGTGATTGGAGCGTAGCCGCGCATTTTTGATATATTTCAATGCCCTGAAGATACGGGTCGGGGACATCACCACTCTCCCCAACATATTCCGATAGCAGATGGGTTTTCTTGGCCGCATTGGGGAACCGAGATAAGACCATGTCCCTGTGACGGGACTCCATCACCAGAACCAGGTCAGCCCATTGGACTAAATCGCTCGTTATCGACTTTGGCTGGTGGCTATTCAGGTTTAACCCGTATTCGGCCATACACTCGATGGCCTCCGGCGTAGCAGAATCTAGCCCTATACCTGTACCGGCACTGTCTACCTCGATACAGGCTGATAGGAGCGATGGATCGTTATTGACCAGTTTTTTAAATATGACCTGTGCCATAGGGCTGCGGCAGGCATTCCCGGTGCAGACGAACAGTACCCCTTTAATCATTTCTTGCCCTTGTTACTCCTTGGAAGTATACCACCTCTGAGTGTCTCGAACAGCCGGACCTCCGCCTCTGTGTCACGCTTGCAATAGGCGAGCAGGCTCTCTCTCAGCAGGCCTCGGCGGTCGGCGGGTGTCTCCGGCCTTACCATCTCGGCATAGGCCGCTGAAGCTTGCCCCCCGTCTGAGATTTCCAGGTCGCTGTAGCCCAGGTCGGGCACGAGCGCCGGGAGAACTGACTTAATGGAGAATGAGCCGTGGAATTCCTGGTGGTAGCAATGCTTACGGATAAGCGCCAGAAGATCCACAATTCGTCCTTCTAGTAAACCTAAAAGATCTTGGGATAGATGCAGCAAGTTCTCCGCTAGCTCACGAATGCGAATAGCCTCGAAGCCTGAATAGACAACGATTGACCCGTTCTTCCCCAGCGTTTCAAGGAGGCTCCTGGCGAACGGCTCACGCGGGTCGTCGAAACCTTCATACAGAAACTCTTCATGCCTGAGCTCGCCGTCCCCCGTGATTATATGATTCGACCACTGGAAGGGAATTACCTGGTAGGGCCTTGTACCAACATAGAGAGGCAGTGCAGGATTAAACGTCTCGAAATCGAGAAAATGGATAGGATATTCGAGCCGCCCCAACGCCTCGGGAAAATAGGGGTCCAGGTAAACGCGGTTGCTAACCACGCAGTCGCGGACCCGCTGCTGAGTTGCGTTAAGGCCGGGGAAACCTGCGGGGATATCCCGTATATCCTCTATACTGGCATCCTCCAGCGCCAGTAATAAATCTTCTCTTGCTCGCGGAAGCTGGAGCACACGATACTCTGGCTCAGATAAGAGGCAGTTGCCAACGAATGCACACAGGTACGGTTTAGAGCACTGCCTCCTCGGTTTAATGTCCGGGGGCTCCAATTCCCATAAGGCAAGCCTCATCTCACCTAATATCGAGGGGATATCCGGCTGAAGCTGTTCAGCTTTATCGGTTATATCTTCCACAAGGAAGAGCTGGCTCAGGTCGTAGCTGCTGCCCTGGTAAACATATTCCTTATTCAGGTGGCAGAGGCACGCTCGCCCAATGTGTATGCCACATCCCTTAAGCACGTAGAGCTGCACGGCAACGTCCGGGATATGCTCCTCCTTTACCCCGGTACCGGACTTGACCTCTATGAGGTCGTACATGCCGTTCCCGGATCGCGCGAGAATGTCGGCGCGAATCCGGATATCATCATAAACAAACGCTGCCTCAAATACTGCTCGGACTGAAGGATCGGCCAGCGCTTCCTCTGTGGATGATACAGCTGCAGCATGGTGGAGGTGATCCTCCGTAATCAGGATACCCTCGGGATAGAGGTCCCTGGCAAACTCACCGACCCGGGTTCCGGTATCCAGTATTGCCTGCCGTCCTGCATCAACAGGATCGGCAAGCTCGGGGTGAAAGCACTCAAGGTAAAGACGCTTGTGGCACTGTAGCCCCGCCATGAAGCGGGACTTGGACAGCAGTGGAATCTGTTCTCTATGTAATTCATTCATAGATGCTGATCTGCGTATTATAATAGACAGGTAAATTTAGTTCCTTTAGCAATCCGCTAACATGCGCCGGAGGGCTATATTTCCAAATTTTCTTTTTATTGCCTCTTTAAATCCGATGAACTTATATTTGAATGGCCTGCTTTTATTAACCACGTCTAAGCAAGGGAACTTAACCTTTGCGCTACTAATAGGAGGGTTCCAGCAAAGATCAGCGGGCAATGTATTTCCCTCTTTCGCATTGTTATAGTATTTAGGGATAAGCTCACGGAGGACTTCTATAAGATCCTTCCGCTCAAATTCTGTGATACCACGTCCGTTTAATACAACAGCCGCAATATACGGTCCCCAATCATGAAAACCCTTAGCCTTAAAAAAAAGGCATTTCTCTTCAGGATTAGTAATTTTTTTAGCGAGTTTATTCTTGACATTCTCAAGCGCAACACCACCATGTTTTTGCCTTGGAGTCTTTATTATATCCTTGCATGGGTGATCTAATGTGGATTTACTGTTACGTGATGATTTCCCGTTGTCTAACCAACTGGGCGTTTCGAAGTATGTCCAGATTAGGATATCGAGAATCCTAATCGGTGTTAAGTTAAAACGTTTAGCTAGATTAATTAATATGACGCGGTTATTCTCTGCATCCCGCTTAAGCTGTTTAATGTGAAGCACAATTTTACTTTCCAGCTTCATGTTTGGACTTGTCATGAGGAGAGGTTCCAGGTATTTTTTTACAACTACGGAATCTAAAATTGGTATAAGTTGCGGACGCTTTTTATGGAGGATCTTTGTAATGTTGGCTTCACGCATTCCGGGTATAACGCAAGCTTTGAACAAATCTTCAAGTGCTTGCCATGGAATTTGCCGAGAGGAATCTAGTATAGACAAGCTAGGTGATATTTGACTCAAAGCTTTACTAATATTGTTGCTACTGCTGAGTAACACCTTAATAT
Above is a window of Dehalococcoidia bacterium DNA encoding:
- a CDS encoding NAD(P)/FAD-dependent oxidoreductase, translated to MENEKYDVIIVGGGPNGLTAGAYLARAGARVLLIERRHETGGGLVSEDFSAFRFNLHAIYMMMMDVMPPYDDLDLYAEGCVYLQPEVQVSLLTKDGKALTLYRDLERSVESIKRFSSRDAERFRDVYLESKELAFEAIIPLTYTLPVPTLDFAAMLQQSDIGKKILDIGEKTPREIVDEWGFENPLLQTLVLHLICMWGLEPDVTGVGYLAPLYLNRMLNMSLIRGGSHRLSSALQRAIIASGGDVLESHTVTRIVVEDGTARGVEVGLTNAEELGRKTFEAKVVISSTDPLTTFTKLIPEDVMAPISIGCVETAKQWEWEHWSLFGLHLALKERPQFVAADFDPAVNEAFMKIIGYDSPEDFLAHLNGSGKGELGTAGHITVTSDVDPLQAPLDVQPGVATLRFESLVPYEPNEGKWDDIAASYGDRLLARIQEYAPNVDRTRIIRRYDNSPAYIEQKFANMVRGSFKHGAYDATQMGYMRPNIECSGYRTPVKNLYLCGASTYPGGMVLLGGGYNAARVVAEDLGIEPWWTEPDYIVRARERKLVP
- a CDS encoding NAD(P)/FAD-dependent oxidoreductase, with translation MAKIEQEYDVIIIGGGINGLTAGCYLQKAGLKVLILERRDEVGCFCSTQELLHPGAMVSVHANGLFPAVGPAPLDLDLDRFGFELLMPGPIVYFAPFKDGTALAWHWYNPNVTYDVWRRVSEKDAETFRTIAKSIGPILQSDIAPEMMNMMFYEPMTDESFLNLHNMLDMFSSIVPAFPKDSLYLTGVELLNEMWEDERSKVFLSGWPITLAVDITSRIAGSTTILMMTALMAGSGIACVGTCRGGSHNLTHALARCFLHHGGRILAGCPVARITVDNGEAKGVALSRDAIYPEAEFRARKAVISNLSPYPTFVELVGEDKLPAFAARGARNFDYRGSPLFTTWWVLNERPKWKCIDRFPEIDRGFSFNFGADTMADIFRMDEHVMVLDTPPDPPVNMGYCIHTFCDADPTQAPPGQYNVLTWANVPTTIKPLGGPEKWDDIREEYGDKVEDSLSKLMPNLKSAKIARYCDTPWDTWRRNPSSRGHMSSGYYGERQWWSWRPFAGCGAPRTPIANLYISNSMGSISVSSLGGGYTCAKVVAEDLGVREQDWWASKPGDYTKLFLKRMGEQVVLID
- a CDS encoding NAD(P)/FAD-dependent oxidoreductase codes for the protein MSRKVVVIGAGIGGCAIASLLAKAGCEVTLLEAHPFPGGRCASMEKQGFHYDFGVHMFSRGDRGPHGEVNRRLGGDLKWITRNPSCRVMGRVEFDFPLDIKPLMRQVNLARNLGVSAKSYVGAFRLFRSLLKGGDVEVNDQVCLQDYVSRFTDDEMIHLFINCLSQLFFALSYKEASAGEFIWCSSRMFNEACFGYPVGGSGEIPKSFLRGLERFGGKVHFSKPVVRIRIENGSVRGVETASGDYPADIVISNCGILRTIDLAGREHFPEEYVRNAEQYRYSNSYVTVKYALERRVVPHPVVFYMPHLPADKVFEYVEEETVPEDPYLFMPVPANHDPDLAPYGKQLVIVGTAAPPAASGDLCSAILDRVHAKVCQLYPNLEAAVLWQSRSTCNDAAELTGHRAGEAIGLAQIPGQVGKLRPELATPVTGLWLVGADAGARGIGTEMAAGSALCLADILK
- a CDS encoding 4Fe-4S binding protein; this translates as MLLTIVLTVIGAFLVIVLALWLWGERWRPLRPSTWKWMREAGLRRLLNLSALHGYIYTRWRNPYIYLAINYAIPRLGPFGKRWWSNRYHGKVLTHEQAEAMLTTDHEIHHGDLEQIIPYSTARDLVLKGPREVVVYECACRHARESHCQPTQVCMYICQPFTDFALEHNPKTSRRITREEALELLKAAHERGHVHSAWFKDACIDRFYGMCNCCKCCCGGIEAMVKYGMPIMASSGYVSQVDAAQCTPCPVCEDACPFGAIRVEGTVVINRDTCMGCGVCVGQCPMKALSLVRDERKGKPLDVRLLAQEQTG
- a CDS encoding low molecular weight protein arginine phosphatase; protein product: MIKGVLFVCTGNACRSPMAQVIFKKLVNNDPSLLSACIEVDSAGTGIGLDSATPEAIECMAEYGLNLNSHQPKSITSDLVQWADLVLVMESRHRDMVLSRFPNAAKKTHLLSEYVGESGDVPDPYLQGIEIYQKCAATLQSLLKNLAEKLKS
- a CDS encoding DUF2779 domain-containing protein, with product MNELHREQIPLLSKSRFMAGLQCHKRLYLECFHPELADPVDAGRQAILDTGTRVGEFARDLYPEGILITEDHLHHAAAVSSTEEALADPSVRAVFEAAFVYDDIRIRADILARSGNGMYDLIEVKSGTGVKEEHIPDVAVQLYVLKGCGIHIGRACLCHLNKEYVYQGSSYDLSQLFLVEDITDKAEQLQPDIPSILGEMRLALWELEPPDIKPRRQCSKPYLCAFVGNCLLSEPEYRVLQLPRAREDLLLALEDASIEDIRDIPAGFPGLNATQQRVRDCVVSNRVYLDPYFPEALGRLEYPIHFLDFETFNPALPLYVGTRPYQVIPFQWSNHIITGDGELRHEEFLYEGFDDPREPFARSLLETLGKNGSIVVYSGFEAIRIRELAENLLHLSQDLLGLLEGRIVDLLALIRKHCYHQEFHGSFSIKSVLPALVPDLGYSDLEISDGGQASAAYAEMVRPETPADRRGLLRESLLAYCKRDTEAEVRLFETLRGGILPRSNKGKK
- a CDS encoding DUF6308 family protein, with the translated sequence MTRATVILPLPIIRYDKIVSKFCDHDPSYSTYDSQPVSQDNILRAHEIRLSHKMGARFPNTYIKVLLSSSNNISKALSQISPSLSILDSSRQIPWQALEDLFKACVIPGMREANITKILHKKRPQLIPILDSVVVKKYLEPLLMTSPNMKLESKIVLHIKQLKRDAENNRVILINLAKRFNLTPIRILDILIWTYFETPSWLDNGKSSRNSKSTLDHPCKDIIKTPRQKHGGVALENVKNKLAKKITNPEEKCLFFKAKGFHDWGPYIAAVVLNGRGITEFERKDLIEVLRELIPKYYNNAKEGNTLPADLCWNPPISSAKVKFPCLDVVNKSRPFKYKFIGFKEAIKRKFGNIALRRMLADC